A genomic segment from Patescibacteria group bacterium encodes:
- the rplT gene encoding 50S ribosomal protein L20: protein MARVKRGTISLKTRRNVLKQVKGYRFGRSTKERQAREAIAHAGAHAFAHRRDKKNDFRRLWTVRINAAARVLGFPYSKLIDKLKKKNITLDRKILSSIAKDNPKSFERILKKLQ from the coding sequence ATGGCACGAGTAAAAAGAGGAACAATTTCATTAAAAACACGAAGAAATGTGCTCAAACAGGTAAAGGGGTATCGTTTTGGACGTTCAACAAAAGAACGACAGGCACGCGAAGCTATAGCGCACGCCGGGGCACATGCATTCGCGCATCGAAGAGATAAGAAAAATGATTTTAGACGATTGTGGACTGTGCGCATCAATGCAGCAGCACGCGTATTAGGATTCCCCTATAGCAAGTTGATTGATAAGTTAAAAAAGAAAAATATCACTCTTGATAGAAAAATACTCTCGAGTATAGCAAAGGATAATCCAAAATCATTTGAGCGGATACTGAAGAAACTTCAATAA